The DNA sequence TTTAGAAAAACCGGAATCTCTGGACAATTCCAAAACAATCCCGAACTGCCTGCATTGCACCAGCTGTTGTCACAAGCGCTGGAAAATCGTGGAAAACAGATGCAGATTGTTTGGAAAACCCCTTATGGCGCAATCTTTACCCTGATTGTGCTTTGCAATCTGCGAGGAGATCCTCGATGGTGTCTTTATTGTGAGCTAAAGGGCAAAAGGGATTTGCTGTTTGACTACAATAGCTGTGACGTCATCCTCGTCAATAACTTAATCACATCCTCAGTTACAGAGGCTCAAAAGACGGGGCGTTCTCCGTTTGCCGCCGGACAAAAGTTGTCGGCTAAACCTCCAGAATCGGATGTAATACAAAACTTCAATCCTGAACCGCCTGCCGAGATAGAAGCTTCCCCAGCAAAGCCAGAGTCGACGTCAAAGTCGACGTCTCAGCCGACACCTCCAACCAGTTTCCAGCCGGCAGCAGCGCCGCAGGAAATGCCTTTCGCCAATCCCACGCCCTATACACCGCCTTCCGTCGTCCCAACCCGGTTACCATCGCTGCTTCTATGCCCTCGCAACATTGACGGTGAAGCGATTCAAAATGTCATGACGAGCTTGCGCAACCAGCATACGGGAATGTTCATGACACCGGCATTCCTTTATTTCCTTGAGCAAGAATACTTTCGCAATTTGCGCTCTCGAAGCAGTTTATCTGTAATTGTTTTCGACCTGCGGGAAGAAAGTCCGGAAGACGGTAACATGGTACGCAAGAGCCTACCGGCGGCTGCTCTCGTCGAAGCCGTGGTCAGAATAACAGCCTTGAAGAGGCACGTGGACATCCTGGCACACTACGATGATGAATCCTACGCTCTGCTTTTACCACATACCAAGTCAGCAGGAGCGAAAACTCTTGCAAATAGACTGAT is a window from the Candidatus Melainabacteria bacterium genome containing:
- a CDS encoding diguanylate cyclase; the protein is MFRKTGISGQFQNNPELPALHQLLSQALENRGKQMQIVWKTPYGAIFTLIVLCNLRGDPRWCLYCELKGKRDLLFDYNSCDVILVNNLITSSVTEAQKTGRSPFAAGQKLSAKPPESDVIQNFNPEPPAEIEASPAKPESTSKSTSQPTPPTSFQPAAAPQEMPFANPTPYTPPSVVPTRLPSLLLCPRNIDGEAIQNVMTSLRNQHTGMFMTPAFLYFLEQEYFRNLRSRSSLSVIVFDLREESPEDGNMVRKSLPAAALVEAVVRITALKRHVDILAHYDDESYALLLPHTKSAGAKTLANRLIRSLTDRPLANVEPSRLAISIGCASIPEDFVDLPKLLGATDLTLSHAKKTRTRLVMYSDIRNSVTVNQ